Below is a genomic region from Candidatus Zixiibacteriota bacterium.
GCGTCGGATACATCCACGATATCATCGCAGTTGACATCGCCCGACTCGACCGGTTCAGGTTCCGGTCCGCCCGAGAAAGCGTAGTTGATGATATACACCGCGTCGGATACATCGATCACGCTGTCGCTGTTAACATCGCCACAGATATACGGCGGATCGGATACGATCACTGTCACTGTCATGGTGTCAGTCCGTGCCGGGCTGTCGGAATCGACGACCTCGACCTTGAAGGTATAATCCGAAGCCCAGGTCAGGGTACCTTCCAGCGTACCGACTTCTCCATCGCTGAACACCAAACCGTAGGGGTACTGTCCCTGCACGATATCCCAGAAATATGGTTCCACACCGCCGACCGCTTCGAACTCATAGAAGTAATATTGACCGACAGTGCCATCCGGAATCTCATAGCACTGGGCATGAAACTCGCCGTCGCAGGCATCACCGACACCATCGTAGTTTTCATCGTACTGGTTCGGATTCTGGGTGTTGATACAATTGTCACAGTCATCACCGACGCCGTCGCCATCGGTATCGATACTGCTGGTGTAGGGAACGTACGGACAGACATCATCTTCGTTCAAGACACCGTCATCATCGATATCCGGATCGCAGGCATCGCCCAGGCCATCGCCGTCGGCATCGCCCTGGTCGACATTGGCAACCTCAGCGCAATTGTCGCAGGCGTCACCGATACCGTCATAATCCGTGTCATCCTGATCGGAATTGGCGTAGACCGGGCAGTTGTCGATATTGTTCGCGACACCATCGTTGTCGGCATCAGGTTTCGGGAAGATACTGCGGATCATATATTCCTCGTCGAGACCGCATCCGGACCACGGGCAATACAGGTTATCGAGAGAGTACCAGGCATTATGGCTGTCGCTCCAGCCGTAATTAAAGTGATACATCTTGACGCCGTCGACTTCCTGCCAGCCGTCGCAGACGATCGAATGCGAGTAGATTCGGTATTGCATCGGGCGCCCCGCCATGACTTCGTCCTTGACCATGTTGAACCACTGGTTGGCGGTATAGCTGGAACGCAGTGCCTGGTTAATCGAGTTATCGTAGTAGAAATAGGTCGGGAATACCGTGGTGGCGTAGTATGTCCATGACCCCGAACCACAAGCACCGTAATCCATATTGAAAGCCACACCAACTTCGCCGTTGAGTTCGGCCAGGGCCTGTTCCTGAAGCGGAGTGCATCCGCCGTTGCAGTTGTCGACGATATTTTCCCAGTCATAGGCATCAGAGAAATCAGCTGACAACAATTGACCGGAAGTCGATCCGCCACAGGAGTTGTCACCGCTCCAGTAGTAGGATTCACTGCCGTTGCCCTGCGGAGGCCATTGCCAGTAAGCCATGATCTGGGCCGCGGCGGTTGCCACACACCCGACCACCGCTCGTCCGCCATCGCCCATCGGACACTCGAGATTATACGGATAACCCTGGTGCCAGGTCGAGGACATCAACGGCACACCTTCTTCAGGTTCAACATCGGCCTTGCCCAAATCGGAGGTAAATTCAGCTTTGTCACGGGCGTAGAAATCCCACTTGTCACGATTTACCTGGTCGAACAATCGTTCGCTCTTGTCAGCCGGGACAGCATCGAGACTGCCGTAAGTATCGACATAGAGCCGAACCCGTTCACGCAACACATCTCGCACCAGCTTCGCGAAACCATCGGAAGCATCGACATCGAAATCAGAATTCTGGGAATAAGCTTTGATCGGCGGGAGATCCTTCAAAACCGGCACGATCACATAGCCGGAGGGCTCGGTATAATAAACTTTTGCAAGCAGAGTATCGTTTTCAATAATATCGGCTGTATTTACAACCTGCGGGTTGAGCTCGCCGGCCCAGCCGTTGTCATAATAAGAGATCAGGCTGATCCAGTTCGATCCGACCTGGTCCATCTCTTCAGATGTGGCCAGTTCGGCTTGCGACATTACTGGAAACAAAAACAGTATGCCAAGAATCAATAAAATAGAAAGGGTGGAATTTGCTGACGTCCTGGTAGCAGATTCAATTTTCAACTCACACCTCCGGGTTTTGGCGGCTGGTACGGAATGTAGATTAGTCTAACTCAATATATTATAACTCAAGCCAACGATTTGTCAAGAAACTTCAGCCGTAATTTGTTTTACATTTGTTTGCCCTCTTTCAGTGATACGCATAAATCATGTCCATATTCAATATTATCGGATAAAATGTTGGCCTGTGCAGATCAATTTATATATCCTTAATGATCATGAAACTGACAGCACTTCATACAGGCAGACTGGCTCGCGAGATGGCACGCGACCTGGTCGGAGGCAAGCTTCGCGATCTCAATAAGTCTGAGAAAGACAAGCGGATCGAAATGCATATTAGTACAGCCACAGGGCCGTTCAGTATTGTCTTCCTGTTCGGGGGAGGCAACTCGGTGGTTTACTTCATTGCCGGTTTCGCTCGTAAGATTACCACGACCAACTTCCTGCCCCAGTTGCGTGAAGGTACAATCGAAGGCGTCCATCAGGTCGGACAGGATCGTATTCTTGAAATTGATATTCGCACAGATGAAGGCCTTCACCGTTTGATCTTCGAGCTGTTCGGACAGAATTCCGACCTGTACCTGACCGATTCCAGCAGGAAGGTAATTACCGCCTTGAAAAAATCTTCACGTGACGAAGTCTGCTACTCGACCCCCGAAAGCCTGCCGTTTCTAAATCCGATCGACTTCGATATCGATCAGTTGATCGCTCAAATTGAAGCGAAGAAGCCAGAGCGCTTGGATGAATACTTGAGAAAAGCCTTTTTTGGATTGGAAAAACCGGATGTCATAGATTTCATGAATACAGCCGACCTGAACCGCGATCAACTGGCTGGAGATGTCAGCTTGATCGAACTTCGCCACCTGCTTAAATTGATCAGGACGACCTGCCGTGATTTTATCGAAGCTAGTCATCCGGTCAGTTACCGGCTCAATCCGGTCCACATATACCTGTCGTATTCAGAGAATCGTCCTTGCGCTGATAGTATCGCGCAGGCCCTGTATCTGACCCATGAGAAATCACAAATAACCGCCAGGCAGTCATCGCCCTCAAAAATTCTGCTGTCACAGTTGCAACAAGCCACCAAAAAGGAACAGCGCAAACTCGAAAAAATCAGAAAGCAACTCAAGAAGTTCGAGAGCCATGACGAGATTCGCAAACTGGCAGAACTCCTGAGCATAAACCTGCACAATCTTGAAGAAGGTGCTGAGCGGATCGAAGTCGAGGATATTTATTTAAAATCTAATGAGAAGGTGACCATACAGCTCGATCCCCGGCTCAGACCCGGTGAAAATCTCCAGAAACTGTTCGAGCGTTCAAAAAAATACCGCGATAAACTGCCGGGAGTAAAAGAGGAATTACTGCGCACCGAAGCACGCTTAAAAGAACTCGCAACCTTGATATCGACTGCGAAGTCAATGGATGACGATGATGATTTCAGCGAGATCAAAGAGCGTTTAAATGAATTGGGGCTGAAAAAACCGGTTCCTCAGAAAGCGGGCAGAAAAGAGCCACCCGAACGGTTGCCTTACAAGAGTTACCAGACCACGGCCGGCGAGGAGATTTTAGTCGGTAAGTCGTCTCGGGACAACGACCGGCTGACTTTCAAATTTGGCAGAAAGCACGATCTCTGGCTTCATTCACAGCAGACAGCCGGAAGCCATGTCATCCTGCGTCGCCCCAACCGAACTCATCAGTTCTCAAAACAGAGCATCCTAGAGGCGGCCGAAATCGCCGCTTATTTTTCCAACGCGCGCAACGCCGAGCATGTGCCGGTCTTTTACACCGAGGTGCGCTATGTGCGCAAGGCCCGCAAAGGCGCTCCCGGACTGGTGATTCCGGAGCGCACCCAGACCGTTTTCGTCGATCCCAGGCAACCCTGAAGTTTAGACTTTCTATTTCAATCAAATCAGCTATCTTGGAGCCATGAAAACGATCATCATAATCATCGTCGTATTGGCAATCGCGACTCTCTTGTACTTCGCCACACGCTCACCGGGTGAACTGGAAGTCGACGCCGAGATTGATAAGTTCGCGCGGGTGCAGACAGCGCTGGCGATCGAGACAGAGCATTATTTCCACGACGACAGCCTTTTGGCACCGATCAGGGATTCGATTTTAAATTATTATGAAGTCAGCGAAGAATGGCTGTCAAAGATCGAAAACCATATCGACAAACATCCCGGAGGGTGGGTCAAAGTCTACGATAAAATGATCGAGTATGCCGAACGTGTCAAAGATTCGCTGACGCGTCAAAGGCGGCCGGCAGATGATTCAATTTCAACTCACTCCCCTGACCATGACAAGTGATAACATCGAAACGAATCTCGCGATCCCGGATATCATGTTTTTGGATATAGGCCAGAGCGGCCGTGATGATGTTCTTCTGTTTGGCAGGAGTCACCCAGCTTTCCGGCGACCCGAATGACTGGCCCCTCGAAGCCTTGACCTCCACGAAAACGAGCAGGTCATCCTTCTCCATAATCAGATCGATTTCCCTGGAGCCGTGGCGGTAGTTGCGGGTTTTGAGCGTGAATCCCCGCTCCTGCAAATAACGAGCGGCTTCCTCTTCGGCCTGCCTGCCGAAATGTGAACTGCTTTTAGTCAAAGGCCAGTTTTTCCTGGAGAGCGCGGGCCTCGGCAATCATCTTGAACGACCGCCGATGATATACAGTGGGGCCATGAATAACAATCGCCTGGCGATGAGCCGGTGTGGGATAGCCCTTGTTCTGCTTGAAGTTGTATTGCGGATAAAACTGATGAAGTACTGTCATGATCCGGTCACGAGTGACCTTGGCCAGAATCGAAGCCGCCGCTATAGTGAGCGATTTCTGGTCGCCCTTGACCAGAGCTTCCTGAGGCATCTCGAGGTCTGGCAGGAGATGGTTGCCGTCCACCAGGACTACATCAGGTCTTAACTCGAGATTCTCGACCGCCAGTTTCATACCCAGCATGGAAGCATGGAAGATATTGATCCTGTCGATCACACAACGGTCGACAGAGACGATCTTGTAGGCCAGGGCTTTTTTTATGATATAAGCATACAGTTCTTCGCGTTTTTCCGGGCTGAGCAACTTGCAGTCGTTGATACCTTTGCCGCGCATCTTTTCCGGCAGAATCACGGCCGCACAGACGACCGGCCCCGCCAACGGCGCACGGCCGGCCTCATCACATCCCGCCACCAGGGCGTATCCATCACGACGACGTCTGTTCTCGATTCGCAGGCTGACCTTCATACCGATTTATATAAAATATTAAAATCCGGGTTCCAAGTTAAAACTGATGCTTTGATAATCGCATTGTAATAACTAAATTGCAATTAATGAAACTCAAGATCTGCAAAAAATCAGATGTCTCCGAAGGCCGTCCGGTAGCAAAGAAGATTCTCGCCCGGCGGGTGGCGGTCTTTTTAATCGAGGGTGAGTATTACGCCATCGAGGGTGACTGCAAACACCAGAAAGCCCCGCTCGATTCCGGTAAATGCGAGGGTCGGGTGGTCGAATGCGGATGGCATGGCTGGCGCTACGATATCCCCAGCGGTGAATGCCTTACGGAAAAATGGGCCAAACTCAGGACCTACCCGGTAGCTGTGGAGGATGACTGGTTAGTGGTCGATTTGAGCGGGTGAATCCACTCCGATATGATCAGGCCGACCAGCACTGTACTGCCCCCTATGAGGAAATTGCGAGTCAGTTCCTCATGCAGGAAAATGTACGAAAATATATTGGCCAGCACCGGTTGCAAAAAGATAAATACCGTCAGCCGGGAGGCCTCCATGTATTTCAAGGCCCAGTACCAGATCGGGTAGGCCACGCCGGAGGTCGCCACGGCTATAAACAGCATCCCGATCCAGGCCGCGGTCGAGACCTGCGAGAAATCAAAGGTGACCGTGTGCCAGAATCCGAACGGCAAACCCATCAGAGTACCCGCGGTCATGGAGTAAGTCAGGGCCGCGAAAGCTCCCGCCCTTCTGACGAGTGTCTTGCCGAACACCGTATAGGCCGCCCAGGCAGTCACACCGCCTACAATAATCAGATCGCCCGTTGCGAAATCAGGCTCCAGCTTGATCTGCTTGTCGGTCAGTATGATGATTACTCCTGTAAAGGCTACCGCGATACCGATAAATTTGAGCAGGCGAGTTTTTTCTTTTAAAAAGATAATCGCCAGAATATATGCGAACAACGGAGTCAGGCTGTAAAGCAGGGCGGAATGACCGGGTGAAGTGAATTTTAATCCCAGCAAAAACATTCCCTGGTTGGCCGGAATCGCCAAAAATCCAAGCCAGAGCACGAGCTTGAGATCAGATTTGGCGGGCAGAAGAGGACGCTTCCGGGCATACAGGATGGCATTGAGCAGGATGATCGAGATCACAAACCGGACGATTCCGAGGCTTAGCGGATCGAAGTCACGCAGTGCGACTTTGGCAAAAATCGGCGTGGCGGCAAAGATCGCCTGGCCGAAAACGACCACCAGAATTACAAGTATCTGTGGCATGCTCAACCAGACCTGTGCCAGCGCTCGCAGGCCGGCATAATCAGAACAGACCCTTGATGAATCCGCCGTCGATCTGGATCGCAGTACCGGTTATATAGGCCGCGCCCTCGGACGCCAGAAAGGCGATCAGGTTGGCCGGTTCAGCAGGTTTTGCCAGCCGTTTGGCCGGAATCGATCTCTCCCACGAGGTAAAGATCTGTTCGGTCGAGACCTTGCTGTTGCGCGAGAGGCCCTCCGCAAAATCCTTAAGTCTCTGGGTGGCAGTGAAACCGGGACAGATCGAATTAACGGTGACATTATATTGCGCAATTTCATTAGCCAGAGATTTTATAAAACCGAGCACCCCTGCGCGCACGGTATTGGACAGAATCAAATCATCCAACGGCTGTTTGGCGGAAATCGAAGTCAACGCGATAATTCTTCCCCAGCGACGGTCTTTCATGCCCGGCACTGCATGGCGACAGAGATTGATCGTGGATTTCAAGTTTAAATCGATCGCCCATGAAAAATCACGTTCGCTCAATGT
It encodes:
- a CDS encoding SDR family oxidoreductase; translation: MDLGLNDKVALVTASSRGIGKATAERLAREGAKVVICSRNLKSLNEAAKDILDKTGREVLPVKCDVTKPEEITAMFSTVKKYLDHVDVLVCNSGGPPQGTFETLSERDFSWAIDLNLKSTINLCRHAVPGMKDRRWGRIIALTSISAKQPLDDLILSNTVRAGVLGFIKSLANEIAQYNVTVNSICPGFTATQRLKDFAEGLSRNSKVSTEQIFTSWERSIPAKRLAKPAEPANLIAFLASEGAAYITGTAIQIDGGFIKGLF
- a CDS encoding EamA family transporter, which produces MPQILVILVVVFGQAIFAATPIFAKVALRDFDPLSLGIVRFVISIILLNAILYARKRPLLPAKSDLKLVLWLGFLAIPANQGMFLLGLKFTSPGHSALLYSLTPLFAYILAIIFLKEKTRLLKFIGIAVAFTGVIIILTDKQIKLEPDFATGDLIIVGGVTAWAAYTVFGKTLVRRAGAFAALTYSMTAGTLMGLPFGFWHTVTFDFSQVSTAAWIGMLFIAVATSGVAYPIWYWALKYMEASRLTVFIFLQPVLANIFSYIFLHEELTRNFLIGGSTVLVGLIISEWIHPLKSTTNQSSSTATG
- a CDS encoding YraN family protein, with protein sequence MPRPALSRKNWPLTKSSSHFGRQAEEEAARYLQERGFTLKTRNYRHGSREIDLIMEKDDLLVFVEVKASRGQSFGSPESWVTPAKQKNIITAALAYIQKHDIRDREIRFDVITCHGQGSELKLNHLPAAFDASANL
- a CDS encoding ribonuclease HII, which codes for MKVSLRIENRRRRDGYALVAGCDEAGRAPLAGPVVCAAVILPEKMRGKGINDCKLLSPEKREELYAYIIKKALAYKIVSVDRCVIDRINIFHASMLGMKLAVENLELRPDVVLVDGNHLLPDLEMPQEALVKGDQKSLTIAAASILAKVTRDRIMTVLHQFYPQYNFKQNKGYPTPAHRQAIVIHGPTVYHRRSFKMIAEARALQEKLAFD
- a CDS encoding DUF814 domain-containing protein, which produces MIMKLTALHTGRLAREMARDLVGGKLRDLNKSEKDKRIEMHISTATGPFSIVFLFGGGNSVVYFIAGFARKITTTNFLPQLREGTIEGVHQVGQDRILEIDIRTDEGLHRLIFELFGQNSDLYLTDSSRKVITALKKSSRDEVCYSTPESLPFLNPIDFDIDQLIAQIEAKKPERLDEYLRKAFFGLEKPDVIDFMNTADLNRDQLAGDVSLIELRHLLKLIRTTCRDFIEASHPVSYRLNPVHIYLSYSENRPCADSIAQALYLTHEKSQITARQSSPSKILLSQLQQATKKEQRKLEKIRKQLKKFESHDEIRKLAELLSINLHNLEEGAERIEVEDIYLKSNEKVTIQLDPRLRPGENLQKLFERSKKYRDKLPGVKEELLRTEARLKELATLISTAKSMDDDDDFSEIKERLNELGLKKPVPQKAGRKEPPERLPYKSYQTTAGEEILVGKSSRDNDRLTFKFGRKHDLWLHSQQTAGSHVILRRPNRTHQFSKQSILEAAEIAAYFSNARNAEHVPVFYTEVRYVRKARKGAPGLVIPERTQTVFVDPRQP
- a CDS encoding Rieske 2Fe-2S domain-containing protein, whose translation is MKLKICKKSDVSEGRPVAKKILARRVAVFLIEGEYYAIEGDCKHQKAPLDSGKCEGRVVECGWHGWRYDIPSGECLTEKWAKLRTYPVAVEDDWLVVDLSG